One genomic region from Lysobacterales bacterium encodes:
- a CDS encoding VOC family protein, protein MLIQPYLFFDGRGEEAARFYSAALGAEIEILMRFRESPDPPPPGVLPADWGDKLMHGSLKIGALRLMLSDGCGDDGGRPNGFALSLDVAEAEAVDRTLDALAKDGGEITMPASRTFWSPRFGSARDRFGVQWMVGLAEADDAPSA, encoded by the coding sequence ATGCTGATTCAACCCTATCTGTTCTTCGACGGCCGCGGCGAAGAGGCCGCGCGCTTTTACAGCGCAGCGCTGGGCGCGGAAATCGAGATCCTGATGCGCTTCCGCGAGTCGCCCGATCCGCCGCCGCCCGGCGTGCTGCCCGCCGACTGGGGCGACAAGCTGATGCACGGCAGCCTCAAGATCGGCGCGCTGCGGCTGATGCTTTCGGACGGCTGCGGCGATGACGGCGGCAGGCCGAACGGCTTCGCGCTGTCGCTGGACGTCGCCGAGGCCGAGGCCGTCGATCGGACCTTAGACGCCCTGGCCAAGGACGGTGGCGAGATCACCATGCCCGCCAGCCGCACGTTCTGGTCTCCGCGCTTCGGCTCCGCCCGCGACCGTTTCGGCGTGCAGTGGATGGTGGGGCTGGCGGAGGCAGACGACGCGCCTTCGGCTTGA
- a CDS encoding response regulator transcription factor has product MKDETALLVEDDPVFGRSLSRALEKRGLRCVWVQDGVQALQRASAQHFDYAVLDLKLGSESSLPLIEPLRESLPELRILLLTGYASVATAVDAIKRGAINYLPKPASAEAILRALRGEDEEDAAPPAPEQMTPLARIEWEHIQQALHETEGNLSAAARLLGMHRRSLQRKLAKRPGPGG; this is encoded by the coding sequence ATGAAGGACGAGACTGCGCTGCTGGTGGAAGATGACCCCGTGTTCGGCCGCAGCCTGTCGCGCGCGCTGGAGAAACGCGGCCTGCGCTGCGTGTGGGTGCAGGACGGCGTGCAAGCCTTGCAGCGCGCGTCCGCTCAACACTTCGACTACGCCGTGCTCGATCTCAAGCTGGGCAGCGAGAGCAGCCTGCCCCTGATCGAACCGCTGCGCGAGTCGCTGCCCGAGCTGCGCATCCTGCTGCTGACCGGCTACGCCAGCGTGGCCACCGCCGTGGATGCGATCAAGCGCGGCGCGATCAACTACCTGCCCAAGCCGGCCAGCGCCGAGGCCATTCTGCGCGCGCTGCGCGGTGAGGACGAAGAAGACGCGGCACCGCCTGCACCCGAGCAGATGACCCCGCTCGCGCGCATCGAGTGGGAGCACATCCAGCAGGCCCTGCACGAAACCGAAGGCAACCTCTCCGCCGCCGCCCGCCTGCTCGGCATGCATCGGCGCAGCCTGCAGCGCAAGCTGGCGAAGCGGCCTGGGCCGGGGGGCTAG
- a CDS encoding sensor histidine kinase, which produces MRTDRSIPGFLSLLTDLRWLAVAGQPLAIVVAISGMDMPFAPPPLWAGVAVLILFNSWAQWRCNRGLARSPFELALHLAVDLGVLTWQLYWSAGTANPFVSLYLVPIALVAVALPLRWVLSVGLSACAAYLMLALFAPGWPHMHGARALQLDLHLWGMAINFLLSALLFAVALRYLGIMLGERERELSRLRERAARNEGILALGAHAAALAHALNTPLGSMQLILDDLELAPADAAAQEDLRTLRQLAGECRARVQSLVTQAQTLEAKPLPAGEFFGEAIERWRLLRPTLQLRASGLDAVSVPIRPEPLLEHLLLALLNNAADASIEAGQDRIELALELQSDTLQLAVRDHGPGLESTAARRLQALFETTKPQGLGLGLALSHATVEHFGGSLALRPHAHGGSVAEVRLPLAALVESPAASTGSTT; this is translated from the coding sequence ATGAGAACCGATCGATCGATTCCTGGCTTCCTGAGCCTGCTCACCGATCTGCGCTGGCTGGCGGTGGCCGGCCAGCCGCTGGCCATCGTGGTCGCGATCAGCGGCATGGACATGCCCTTTGCGCCGCCGCCGCTGTGGGCCGGCGTGGCGGTGCTGATCCTGTTCAACAGCTGGGCGCAGTGGCGCTGCAACCGCGGGCTTGCGCGCTCGCCCTTCGAACTGGCCCTGCATCTGGCGGTCGATCTCGGCGTGCTGACCTGGCAGCTGTACTGGAGCGCCGGCACCGCCAACCCGTTTGTGTCGCTGTATCTGGTGCCGATCGCCCTGGTCGCCGTCGCTCTTCCGCTGCGCTGGGTGCTGAGCGTGGGCCTGTCGGCTTGCGCCGCCTACTTGATGCTCGCCCTGTTCGCGCCCGGCTGGCCGCACATGCACGGCGCGCGCGCCCTGCAGCTCGATCTGCACCTGTGGGGCATGGCGATCAACTTCCTGCTGAGCGCCCTGCTGTTCGCCGTCGCCCTGCGCTACCTCGGCATCATGCTGGGCGAGCGCGAGCGCGAGCTGTCGCGCCTGCGCGAACGCGCGGCGCGCAACGAAGGCATTCTCGCGCTGGGCGCGCACGCGGCGGCCTTGGCGCATGCGCTGAACACGCCGCTCGGCAGCATGCAGCTGATCCTGGACGATCTCGAACTCGCGCCCGCTGACGCCGCGGCGCAGGAGGACCTGCGCACCTTGCGCCAGCTGGCCGGCGAGTGCCGCGCGCGCGTGCAGTCGCTGGTGACGCAGGCGCAGACGCTCGAAGCCAAGCCGCTGCCGGCCGGCGAGTTCTTCGGTGAAGCCATCGAGCGCTGGCGCCTGCTGCGGCCGACCCTGCAGCTGCGCGCGTCCGGGCTCGACGCAGTGAGCGTGCCGATCCGCCCGGAGCCCTTGCTGGAGCATCTGCTGCTGGCGCTGTTGAACAACGCCGCCGATGCCTCGATCGAGGCGGGTCAGGATCGCATCGAGCTGGCCCTCGAACTGCAGTCCGACACCCTGCAACTTGCAGTGCGTGACCACGGCCCGGGCCTGGAATCGACCGCCGCGCGTCGCCTGCAGGCCCTGTTCGAGACCACCAAGCCGCAGGGCCTGGGCTTGGGTCTCGCGCTCTCGCATGCCACCGTCGAGCACTTCGGCGGCAGCCTGGCGCTGCGCCCGCACGCCCATGGCGGCAGCGTGGCCGAGGTGCGGCTGCCGCTGGCGGCGCTCGTAGAATCGCCCGCGGCGTCGACAGGGAGCACGACATGA
- a CDS encoding rRNA pseudouridine synthase, whose protein sequence is MSVQPPRTPRYGLARVLSKRGLCSRAEAERWVRAGRVTVRGRVVTDPESPTALDEPRIVVDGGEAQAAERVYLALNKPRGLVTTARDERGRDTVYRCFDGLDLPWVAPAGRLDQASEGLLVLSNDSAFNAALTEPRTPLHKTYRVQVEGEPDAALLARLRAGIDDAGERLSAVSIALMRQGARNAWLEIVLDEGRNRHIRRLLAAGGLPVLRLMRVAIGPLALGELAKGAARPLTAEEVQALRHAAGAR, encoded by the coding sequence ATGTCTGTCCAGCCCCCCCGAACCCCTCGCTACGGCCTGGCCCGCGTGCTGTCGAAGCGCGGCCTGTGCTCGCGCGCCGAGGCTGAGCGCTGGGTGCGCGCCGGCCGCGTCACCGTGCGCGGGCGTGTGGTGACCGATCCGGAGTCGCCGACCGCGCTCGACGAGCCGCGCATCGTCGTCGACGGCGGCGAGGCGCAGGCGGCCGAGCGGGTCTATCTGGCTTTGAACAAGCCGCGCGGCCTGGTCACGACCGCGCGCGACGAGCGCGGCCGCGACACCGTCTACCGCTGCTTCGATGGCCTGGATCTGCCTTGGGTCGCGCCGGCCGGCCGCTTGGATCAGGCCAGCGAAGGGCTGCTGGTGCTCAGCAATGACTCCGCCTTCAACGCCGCGCTGACCGAGCCGCGCACGCCTTTGCACAAGACCTATCGCGTCCAGGTGGAAGGCGAGCCGGATGCGGCGCTGCTGGCGCGGCTGCGCGCGGGCATCGACGACGCCGGCGAGCGCCTGTCCGCCGTTTCCATCGCACTCATGCGTCAGGGCGCGCGCAATGCCTGGTTGGAAATCGTGCTCGACGAAGGCCGCAACCGGCATATCCGCCGCTTGCTCGCCGCGGGCGGCCTGCCGGTGCTGCGGCTGATGCGGGTGGCGATCGGGCCGCTCGCGCTGGGCGAGCTTGCCAAGGGCGCTGCGCGGCCGCTCACGGCCGAGGAAGTGCAGGCGCTGCGCCACGCTGCCGGCGCACGCTGA
- a CDS encoding acyl-CoA desaturase: MSELPTPDPAPAPRTLPAPIAALVRWFDNSVQPADAGQADRIDWLRVIPFIGLHVACVGVIWVGVSWFAVAVAAGLYALRMFAITGFYHRYFSHKAFKTSRPMQFVFAVIGAMSVQRGPLWWAAHHRHHHRHSDQPVDLHSPVQHGFFRSHMGWFLTRGAFATDSNAIGDLVKYPELRLIDRFDVLIPVALATVLFLLGGWLETAAPGLGTSGPQLLIWGFFVSTVVLFHATVTINSLAHQIGSRRFETRDNSRNNWWLALLTFGEGWHNNHHHFPGSARQGFRWWELDLTYYGLKLMKWMGLVWDLKPVPAGLKRGKD, encoded by the coding sequence ATGTCTGAACTGCCCACGCCCGATCCGGCGCCCGCGCCGCGCACCCTGCCCGCTCCGATCGCCGCCCTTGTCCGCTGGTTCGACAACAGCGTGCAGCCGGCCGATGCCGGCCAAGCCGACCGCATCGATTGGCTGCGCGTCATTCCATTCATTGGGCTCCACGTGGCGTGCGTGGGCGTCATCTGGGTGGGCGTCTCGTGGTTCGCGGTCGCGGTCGCGGCCGGCCTGTACGCGCTGCGGATGTTCGCGATCACCGGCTTCTACCACCGCTATTTCTCGCACAAGGCCTTCAAGACCTCGCGGCCGATGCAGTTCGTGTTCGCCGTGATCGGCGCCATGAGCGTGCAGCGTGGGCCGCTGTGGTGGGCCGCGCATCACCGCCACCACCATCGTCATTCCGACCAGCCGGTCGACCTGCACTCGCCGGTGCAGCACGGGTTCTTCCGCTCGCACATGGGCTGGTTCCTCACGCGCGGCGCCTTCGCCACTGACAGCAACGCGATCGGCGACCTCGTCAAGTACCCGGAACTGCGCCTGATCGACCGCTTCGACGTGCTGATCCCGGTGGCGCTTGCGACCGTTCTGTTCCTGCTTGGGGGCTGGCTTGAGACCGCTGCGCCGGGGCTCGGGACCAGCGGCCCGCAGCTGCTGATCTGGGGCTTCTTCGTGTCGACCGTGGTGCTGTTCCACGCCACCGTGACCATCAACTCGCTGGCCCATCAGATCGGCAGCCGTCGCTTCGAGACCCGCGACAACAGCCGCAACAACTGGTGGCTGGCCCTGCTGACCTTCGGCGAGGGCTGGCACAACAACCACCACCATTTTCCCGGTTCAGCGCGCCAGGGCTTCCGCTGGTGGGAGCTCGACCTCACCTACTACGGCCTCAAGCTGATGAAGTGGATGGGCCTGGTCTGGGATCTGAAGCCCGTCCCTGCGGGCCTGAAGCGCGGCAAGGACTGA
- a CDS encoding FAD-dependent oxidoreductase, translating into MRIAVVGSGIAGMATAWQLAREHSVVLFEADSRLGGHTHTHTVQREGRSFQVDSGFIVHNPENYPLLTAMFRELGVETQATTMSFSVHSERTGLEYNAGTLNGLFCQRRNLLRPRFYRMVADILRFYREAPALLEGDAQGPALGDYLREHRYSPMFIDEHLIPMASALWSSPSDRVLQFPARYLAQFMANHHMLSAGARPTWRVVKGGSSAYIRALESRWRVEARLASAVQSVRRVESGVEITTPHYAETFDQAVLACHSDQALKLLEAPSEREREVLGAIRYQPNETVLHTDARLLPKNPRAWAAWNAHIPAEPSADCTVSYCMNLLQGLTSREPFVVTLNRTAAIDPAKIIARMRYAHPEYTHASVAAQARRSEINGVDRIWYAGAYWGWGFHEDGIRSAIDVVRALGVRWPQ; encoded by the coding sequence ATGCGCATCGCAGTGGTGGGATCCGGCATCGCCGGCATGGCGACAGCCTGGCAGCTCGCGCGCGAGCATTCGGTGGTGCTGTTCGAGGCGGATTCGCGCCTCGGCGGCCACACGCACACGCACACCGTGCAGCGCGAAGGCCGCAGCTTCCAGGTCGACTCGGGCTTCATCGTCCACAACCCCGAGAACTATCCGCTGCTCACCGCGATGTTCCGCGAGCTCGGGGTCGAAACCCAAGCGACGACGATGAGCTTCTCGGTGCACAGCGAGCGCACGGGGCTCGAATACAACGCCGGCACCTTGAACGGGCTGTTCTGCCAGCGTCGCAATCTGCTGCGGCCGCGCTTCTATCGCATGGTGGCCGACATCCTGCGTTTCTACCGCGAGGCCCCGGCCCTGCTCGAAGGCGATGCACAGGGCCCGGCGCTGGGCGACTACCTGCGCGAGCACCGCTATTCGCCCATGTTCATCGACGAGCACCTGATCCCGATGGCCTCGGCCCTGTGGAGTTCGCCATCGGACCGCGTGCTGCAGTTCCCGGCGCGCTACCTCGCCCAGTTCATGGCCAACCACCACATGCTGAGCGCGGGCGCGCGCCCGACCTGGCGGGTGGTCAAGGGCGGCTCCAGCGCCTACATTCGCGCGCTCGAAAGCCGCTGGCGCGTCGAAGCGCGGCTGGCGTCAGCGGTGCAGTCGGTGCGCCGGGTCGAGAGCGGCGTCGAGATCACCACGCCGCACTACGCCGAGACCTTCGACCAGGCCGTGCTGGCCTGCCACAGCGACCAGGCGCTCAAGCTGCTGGAAGCCCCCAGCGAGCGCGAGCGCGAGGTGCTGGGCGCGATCCGCTACCAGCCCAACGAGACCGTGCTGCACACCGATGCGCGCCTCTTGCCGAAGAACCCGCGCGCCTGGGCGGCCTGGAACGCACACATCCCGGCCGAGCCCAGCGCCGACTGCACGGTCAGCTACTGCATGAACCTGCTGCAGGGTCTGACATCGCGCGAGCCCTTCGTGGTCACGCTGAACCGCACGGCCGCGATTGACCCGGCCAAGATCATCGCGCGCATGCGCTACGCGCACCCCGAGTACACCCACGCCAGCGTCGCCGCGCAGGCGCGCCGCAGCGAGATCAACGGCGTCGACCGCATCTGGTACGCCGGCGCCTACTGGGGCTGGGGCTTCCACGAGGACGGCATCCGCTCGGCGATCGACGTGGTGCGTGCGCTGGGCGTGCGCTGGCCGCAATGA
- a CDS encoding DUF1365 domain-containing protein, producing the protein MKLPADRAALASAVYVGQVQHRRHAPHPHAFRYPLFMLYLDLGELDRVFAGRWLWSVGRRNVAAFHREDYLGDASMPLDEAVRRRFAEVTGHRPQGPIRLLTHLRYFGYSFNPVSFYYCFREDGETLDGIVAEITNTPWKERHSYVLPIDRAETTADVAARAAADTDAVAAPPTGPWRWRFDKRFHVSPFMPMDRGYDWRFNAPGERLQVHMNIERADGRDFDATLTLQRRPLSPAALAGCLLRHPWMTAKVLFAIHWQALRLWLKRNPVYDHPRKTHS; encoded by the coding sequence ATGAAGCTCCCTGCCGACCGCGCGGCGCTGGCAAGCGCGGTCTACGTCGGCCAGGTGCAGCACCGGCGGCATGCGCCGCATCCCCACGCCTTCCGCTATCCGCTGTTCATGCTCTACCTCGACCTCGGCGAGCTGGATCGCGTGTTCGCCGGGCGCTGGCTGTGGTCGGTCGGTCGGCGCAATGTGGCGGCTTTTCATCGCGAGGACTACCTCGGCGATGCGTCGATGCCGCTCGACGAAGCCGTGCGCCGTCGCTTCGCGGAGGTCACTGGGCACCGGCCGCAGGGGCCGATCCGCCTGCTCACCCATCTGCGCTACTTCGGCTACAGCTTCAACCCGGTCAGCTTCTACTACTGCTTCCGGGAGGACGGCGAGACGCTGGACGGCATCGTCGCCGAGATCACCAACACGCCCTGGAAGGAGCGGCACAGCTATGTGCTGCCGATCGACCGGGCGGAAACCACGGCGGACGTCGCTGCACGGGCCGCCGCAGATACAGATGCAGTCGCAGCGCCGCCCACAGGCCCATGGCGCTGGCGCTTCGACAAGCGCTTCCACGTCTCGCCCTTCATGCCCATGGATCGCGGCTACGACTGGCGCTTCAATGCGCCGGGCGAGCGTCTGCAGGTGCACATGAACATCGAACGCGCCGACGGCCGTGACTTTGACGCAACGCTCACGCTGCAAAGGCGCCCACTGTCGCCCGCCGCGCTGGCGGGCTGTCTGCTGCGGCATCCGTGGATGACGGCCAAGGTGCTGTTCGCCATCCATTGGCAGGCGCTGCGGCTCTGGCTGAAGCGCAATCCGGTCTATGACCACCCCCGCAAAACACATTCGTGA
- a CDS encoding class I SAM-dependent methyltransferase yields the protein MAALKGLDRRLRAQLLARLAGLRECELVVEDAEGQVKLGTAVEGRETLRCRIRIFDPAFYRMAAAQGSVGAGESYMDGHWQCSDLVTLVRILVINRDLLDAMEGGLARLGGWALKAWHSLQRNTRAGSRRNIAAHYDLGNELFKLFLCDNLMYSAAVFDDPAEPLEVASTRKLDRICQKLDLKPGERVVEIGTGWGGFAIHAARHYGVHVTTTTLSKEQRELALARIEEAGLSDRISVLLSDYRDLSGTYDKLVSIEMIEAIGHQYLDTYFAKVRSLLKDDGMALIQAITIEDHRYEVALKAVDFIKRFIFPGSFIPSIHAMQGAIARSTDLKLYNLEDIGPSYALTLRHWRQRFLARLDAVRALGYPERFIRMWEFYLCYCEGGFIERSIGDVQLLLTAPRCQRAEYLPDLHGAQAPQVHA from the coding sequence ATGGCGGCGCTGAAGGGCCTGGACCGGCGACTGCGCGCCCAGCTGCTGGCTCGATTGGCGGGCCTGCGCGAGTGCGAGCTGGTGGTGGAAGATGCCGAAGGGCAAGTCAAGCTGGGCACTGCCGTTGAAGGCCGCGAAACCCTGCGCTGCCGCATCCGCATCTTCGACCCGGCCTTCTACCGCATGGCTGCAGCCCAAGGCTCCGTGGGCGCCGGCGAGTCCTACATGGACGGTCACTGGCAGTGCAGCGACCTGGTCACGCTGGTGCGCATCCTCGTCATCAACCGCGACCTGCTCGATGCGATGGAAGGCGGCCTCGCCCGCCTTGGCGGCTGGGCGCTGAAGGCCTGGCACAGCCTGCAGCGCAATACGCGCGCGGGCAGCCGCCGCAACATCGCCGCCCACTACGACCTCGGCAACGAGCTTTTCAAGCTCTTCCTCTGCGACAACCTCATGTACAGCGCGGCGGTGTTCGACGACCCCGCCGAGCCGCTGGAGGTGGCCTCCACCCGCAAGCTCGACCGCATCTGCCAGAAGCTCGACCTCAAGCCGGGCGAGCGCGTGGTCGAAATCGGCACCGGCTGGGGCGGCTTCGCGATTCATGCCGCCCGCCACTACGGCGTGCATGTCACCACCACCACGCTGTCCAAGGAGCAGCGCGAGCTGGCGCTGGCGCGCATCGAAGAGGCCGGCCTGTCGGACCGCATCAGCGTGCTGCTGTCGGACTACCGCGACCTCTCCGGCACCTACGACAAGCTGGTCTCGATCGAGATGATCGAAGCCATCGGCCACCAGTACCTCGACACCTACTTCGCCAAGGTGCGCAGCCTGCTGAAGGACGACGGCATGGCCCTGATCCAGGCCATCACCATCGAGGACCACCGCTACGAGGTCGCGCTGAAAGCCGTCGACTTCATCAAGCGCTTCATTTTCCCGGGCAGCTTCATCCCCTCGATCCACGCCATGCAGGGGGCGATCGCACGCTCCACCGACCTCAAGCTCTACAACCTTGAGGACATCGGCCCGAGCTATGCGCTGACCCTGCGCCACTGGCGACAGCGTTTCCTGGCCCGCCTGGACGCAGTGCGCGCCCTAGGCTATCCCGAGCGCTTCATCCGCATGTGGGAGTTCTACCTCTGCTACTGCGAGGGCGGCTTCATCGAGCGCTCGATTGGCGACGTCCAGCTGCTGCTCACCGCGCCGCGCTGCCAGCGCGCCGAATACCTGCCCGACCTGCACGGCGCTCAAGCGCCCCAAGTGCACGCATGA
- a CDS encoding DUF2878 domain-containing protein, protein MRLLANIVCFQLVWMVTVGGAAQGLWWAGPLAVALFAAWQVPLSSAPRADLKLMAIAAAAGFAIDSALVLSGLLTFSTPVPWDFAAPIWIIALWVAFALTLNHSMESLKQRPVLAVLLGLIGGPLAYWVAAHVWKAVDLNGSALLGLAVIGVVWALITPLLLALAERLKRQAQVA, encoded by the coding sequence ATGAGACTGCTGGCCAACATCGTCTGCTTTCAGCTGGTCTGGATGGTCACCGTCGGCGGCGCAGCGCAGGGCCTGTGGTGGGCTGGCCCCTTGGCTGTTGCGCTTTTTGCCGCCTGGCAGGTGCCGCTGTCGTCGGCGCCTCGCGCGGATCTCAAGCTGATGGCGATCGCGGCCGCGGCGGGCTTCGCGATCGACAGCGCCCTGGTGCTCTCCGGCTTGCTCACCTTCAGCACGCCGGTGCCTTGGGACTTTGCCGCGCCGATCTGGATCATCGCCCTGTGGGTGGCGTTCGCCCTCACCCTGAACCACTCGATGGAGTCGTTGAAGCAGCGCCCCGTGCTGGCCGTGCTGCTCGGCCTGATCGGCGGACCGCTCGCCTACTGGGTGGCAGCGCACGTGTGGAAGGCGGTCGATCTCAACGGCAGCGCGCTTCTCGGACTGGCGGTGATAGGCGTCGTCTGGGCGCTGATCACTCCGCTCCTGCTGGCCTTGGCCGAGCGGCTCAAACGGCAGGCTCAGGTGGCTTGA
- a CDS encoding DUF1295 domain-containing protein → MAALSPSLLLILTAGIAVLGMSAVWLLQIRTRNAGYVDVAWAALLAVAALLYGSFGPGAGLPRLLIAMLGGIWGVRLALHLLARVLHEAEDGRYAALREHWQGHQGKFFGFFMAQALLVVLFSLPFLAVATNPHTGLSLSMVLGVLVWAGSLAGESLADMQLAKFRSCPGNRGKTCRIGLWNWSRHPNYFFEWLHWFGYVLLAWDSPLWWLALLGPIGMLVSLLWVTGIPFTEQQALRSRGDDYRRYQQEVSMFFPWPPRRARD, encoded by the coding sequence ATGGCTGCGCTCTCACCTTCGCTGCTGCTGATCCTCACCGCCGGCATCGCCGTACTCGGCATGAGCGCGGTGTGGCTGCTGCAGATCCGCACCCGCAATGCCGGCTATGTCGATGTTGCCTGGGCCGCCCTGCTCGCCGTGGCCGCCCTCCTCTACGGCAGCTTCGGGCCGGGCGCGGGCCTGCCGCGACTGCTGATCGCGATGCTCGGGGGCATCTGGGGCGTGCGGCTGGCGCTGCATCTGCTGGCGCGCGTGCTGCACGAGGCCGAAGACGGCCGCTACGCCGCCCTGCGCGAACACTGGCAAGGCCACCAGGGCAAGTTCTTCGGCTTCTTCATGGCGCAGGCGCTGCTGGTGGTGCTGTTCTCGCTGCCCTTTCTGGCCGTGGCCACCAACCCCCACACGGGCCTGAGCCTGAGCATGGTGCTGGGTGTGCTGGTGTGGGCCGGCAGCCTCGCTGGCGAGAGCCTCGCAGACATGCAGCTCGCGAAGTTCCGCAGCTGCCCCGGCAACCGCGGCAAGACCTGTCGCATCGGGCTTTGGAACTGGTCGCGCCACCCGAACTACTTCTTCGAGTGGCTGCACTGGTTCGGCTACGTGCTGCTGGCCTGGGATTCACCGCTGTGGTGGCTCGCTCTGCTCGGCCCCATCGGCATGCTGGTCTCGCTGCTGTGGGTGACGGGTATCCCCTTCACCGAGCAGCAGGCTCTGCGCTCGCGCGGCGACGATTACCGCCGCTACCAGCAGGAAGTGAGCATGTTCTTCCCCTGGCCGCCGCGCCGCGCGCGCGACTGA
- a CDS encoding class I SAM-dependent methyltransferase → MSLIDLCERGLVPDALTRFGIRRLCAQRLREEHDGDAVAAWARFRDLLESLRASPLAIETDAANRQHYEVPARFFELSLGKRLKYSSCYYPTGRETLDQAEEAMLALYGERAELADGMRILELGCGWGSLTLWMAERFPNARILGVSNSASQREHILGQCAKRGLNNVEILTRDVNVLDLGERRFDRVVSVEMFEHVRNYRVLFERISGWLDPGGKLFCHIFCHRELMYPFETEGEDNWMGRYFFTGGLMPAADTFLHFQEHLRLEEQWRLSGTHYERTSNHWLENQDRHADEILRLFEDVYGKAEAKVWAQRWRMFWMACAELFGYAGGNEWLVAHYRFQKR, encoded by the coding sequence ATGAGCCTGATCGACCTGTGCGAACGCGGGCTGGTGCCCGATGCCCTGACCCGCTTCGGCATCCGCCGCCTGTGCGCACAGCGCCTGCGCGAAGAGCACGACGGCGATGCCGTTGCCGCCTGGGCGCGTTTCCGCGACCTTCTCGAAAGCCTGCGCGCCAGCCCGCTGGCGATCGAAACCGACGCCGCCAACCGCCAGCACTACGAAGTGCCCGCGCGCTTTTTCGAGCTCAGCCTGGGCAAGCGCCTCAAGTACAGCAGCTGCTACTACCCGACCGGCCGCGAGACGCTGGACCAGGCCGAAGAAGCCATGCTGGCGCTGTACGGCGAGCGCGCCGAACTCGCCGACGGCATGCGCATCCTCGAACTCGGCTGCGGCTGGGGTTCGCTCACCCTTTGGATGGCCGAGCGCTTTCCGAACGCGCGCATTCTAGGCGTCTCCAACTCGGCCAGCCAGCGCGAGCACATCCTCGGCCAGTGCGCCAAGCGCGGCCTGAACAACGTCGAGATCCTGACCCGCGACGTCAACGTGCTGGATCTTGGCGAGCGCCGCTTCGACCGTGTGGTCTCGGTCGAGATGTTCGAACACGTGCGCAATTACCGCGTGCTGTTCGAGCGCATCAGCGGCTGGCTGGACCCGGGCGGCAAGCTGTTCTGCCACATCTTCTGCCACCGCGAGCTGATGTACCCCTTCGAGACCGAGGGCGAAGACAACTGGATGGGGCGCTACTTCTTCACCGGCGGCCTGATGCCAGCGGCCGATACGTTCCTGCACTTCCAGGAGCACCTGCGGCTGGAGGAGCAGTGGCGCCTGTCGGGCACCCACTACGAGCGCACCAGCAACCACTGGCTGGAGAACCAGGACCGCCACGCCGACGAGATCCTGCGCCTGTTCGAGGACGTCTACGGCAAGGCCGAGGCGAAGGTCTGGGCGCAGCGCTGGCGCATGTTCTGGATGGCCTGCGCCGAGCTGTTCGGCTACGCCGGCGGCAACGAGTGGCTGGTGGCGCACTACCGGTTCCAGAAGCGCTGA